Genomic window (Bacteroidota bacterium):
TGAAACTATTTGATTTCTTTACTTTACCTTTGACCATCCAATAAGTAATAAAACATAATTGTAAATATGAACAATAATTCCACTTATTTTGAGCAAACAGACAAATGGAAAGATAAGGTAATTCTTATTGTGGAAGATAATGAAACAAGTTATTTTTTGCTTAAGGAGATACTTGAAGATACCGGGGTCCAATTATTACGGACAGATAATGGTGAGGAAGCCCTGGAAATGGTAAAAAAAAGACCAGAAATTGATCTGGTCATTATGGATATTTTACTTCCGGTCATGAACGGCATTGAAGCCACAAAAAAAATAAAGCAAATCAGGAAAGACTTACCAGTAATTGCCCAGACAGCCAATGCCATGTTTGATGACAGGTCGAAATATATAAATGCCGGATGTGATGATTATATTTCCAAACCCATCAATCTTTCTGAACTTATGCAGATAATTTCAAAATTTCTGGATTGATTAAATTAATTAGCTGCTCCGAGTAATTCCTTAACTTTCCGGGCAATTTCCTTACTATCGGCTTTACCGGCAAGTTGTTTGGTTGCCATGCCCATAACTTTTCCCATATCTGAAGGTTGTTTGGCCCCTGTTTGTTCTATAATTCCCTTTAAGATGGTAGTAAGTTCTTCCTCACTTAATTGGGCAGGCAGGTATTCTTCTATTACTTTAACCTGTTTCATTTCAACCTCATACAAATCGGTACGGTTTTGCGATTTATAGATATCGGAGGATTCCCTGCGTTGTTTAACCATTTTCTGAAGAATCTTCAATTCAGTTTCTTCGGGAAGGTTCTCGTTGCCGCCTTTTTCGGTTTTAGCCAACAGGAATTCGGCTTTTATTCCCCTGAGGGCTTCCAATTTTTCTTTATCCTTAGCCAACATGGCTTTCTTGATGTCGGCATTTACTTTTTCAAATATACTCATTGGTTTACATCTTTTTATTAATAGTTGTACCCATTTTATCAATCAGTCCACATTATCGTGCAAGTAAGCATTGTCTTCACGCAAATGAATATTTTTTTGTTCATCCTCGGAAAGGGTAAATCTCGAAATATTTGATGCTTCGGGCTTTTTAAAACTCTCAATTTTAATATTCCGGCGAATATAAGCCGGCTGATTTTCCAAATTTTCAATAGCATTGTCCTTGCTGTTAATTGGCCGTCTCATCCCTTCATGCCTTGTCTTCAAATCTTTTACCCTGTCTGTGGACTGTTTCCCATCAACAACAAATTCAGGTTCCTGATTTTTTAAGACATCTTCAAAAATCACAACTTTTGATTTTTCCTTATCTGAAATTTGAAAATCTATATGAGCCTGTGAAGTTTTTTCATTTTTTGATTCCTGGCTGCTTTTATTTTTTACTACAAAA
Coding sequences:
- a CDS encoding response regulator, coding for MNNNSTYFEQTDKWKDKVILIVEDNETSYFLLKEILEDTGVQLLRTDNGEEALEMVKKRPEIDLVIMDILLPVMNGIEATKKIKQIRKDLPVIAQTANAMFDDRSKYINAGCDDYISKPINLSELMQIISKFLD
- a CDS encoding GatB/YqeY domain-containing protein; this translates as MSIFEKVNADIKKAMLAKDKEKLEALRGIKAEFLLAKTEKGGNENLPEETELKILQKMVKQRRESSDIYKSQNRTDLYEVEMKQVKVIEEYLPAQLSEEELTTILKGIIEQTGAKQPSDMGKVMGMATKQLAGKADSKEIARKVKELLGAAN